Proteins encoded by one window of Acidipropionibacterium virtanenii:
- a CDS encoding carbohydrate kinase family protein, which yields MTQQDGTPSPHRPADVVLTGTVFWDLVMTGLPRIPGNGEEIRVRRMATAPGGVANLAIASARLGLRTALVTEMGRDMAGRFCWSTLEQEGVDLSASRIHEGWTTPVTVSMTHDGDRRMVTHQTPPPAGPSTDDGLTTVPSPRAALIDLDQLHGADQTRSSGRLSDWVRHAHDAGTVVLADIGFDETGRWDPAVLDGLRHCDLFTPNATEATGFTRTATARDAARALAARVPLVVVTDGLDGAWAVDSAAGTEIHAAAVPVPPEEVVDATGAGDVFDAALVWGTLAGWPLDRRLDLACLCSSLAVRGLTGSMGAPGWAEIGAWWRGVAGSAADPDLADRFAFLDECELDAPPRLPAPTSIGWNLPA from the coding sequence ATGACTCAGCAGGACGGCACTCCGTCGCCCCACAGGCCTGCCGACGTCGTGCTGACCGGCACAGTGTTCTGGGACCTCGTGATGACCGGCCTGCCCAGGATCCCCGGCAACGGCGAGGAGATCCGGGTGCGGCGGATGGCCACGGCCCCCGGCGGTGTCGCGAACCTGGCGATCGCCTCCGCCCGGCTGGGGCTGCGCACCGCCCTGGTCACCGAGATGGGCCGCGACATGGCGGGCCGGTTCTGCTGGTCGACCCTGGAGCAGGAGGGCGTCGATCTGTCGGCCTCGCGGATCCACGAGGGATGGACGACGCCGGTCACGGTCTCCATGACCCACGACGGCGACCGCAGGATGGTCACCCATCAGACTCCTCCCCCGGCCGGGCCCTCGACGGACGACGGTCTGACCACGGTCCCCTCTCCCCGCGCCGCCCTCATCGACCTCGACCAGCTCCACGGTGCCGACCAGACCCGCAGCTCCGGCCGCCTCTCGGACTGGGTGCGGCACGCCCACGACGCGGGCACCGTCGTGCTGGCCGACATCGGCTTCGACGAGACCGGGCGCTGGGACCCTGCGGTCCTCGACGGTCTTCGGCACTGCGACCTCTTCACCCCGAACGCCACCGAGGCCACGGGATTCACCCGCACCGCCACCGCCCGCGACGCCGCGCGCGCCCTGGCGGCACGGGTGCCGCTCGTGGTGGTCACCGACGGCCTCGACGGCGCCTGGGCCGTCGACTCGGCGGCCGGCACCGAGATCCATGCCGCCGCCGTGCCGGTTCCTCCCGAGGAGGTGGTCGACGCCACCGGGGCGGGCGACGTCTTCGACGCCGCCCTGGTCTGGGGAACCCTCGCCGGCTGGCCGCTGGACCGCCGGCTCGACCTGGCCTGCCTGTGCTCCAGCCTGGCGGTGCGCGGACTCACCGGATCGATGGGAGCCCCCGGCTGGGCCGAGATCGGAGCCTGGTGGCGCGGCGTCGCCGGCTCCGCGGCCGATCCGGACCTCGCAGATCGATTCGCCTTCCTGGACGAGTGCGAGCTGGACGCCCCGCCCCGCCTGCCCGCCCCGACGTCCATCGGCTGGAACCTGCCCGCCTGA
- the clpB gene encoding ATP-dependent chaperone ClpB, protein MDTNLTTMSRDAVSAASRHALAHGNPSVEPSHLLHALFTIPDNTVGPLVKGLGVEPEKIDRVATEAMRKLPSSSGASVSQPQLSGSFARVIADAQNRAQQLGDSFVATEHLLISLTTVPSDVQPGLSALGLKADALTRAFNEARGDRRVTSEESEGGESALAKYSVDLTERARAGKLDPVIGRDAEIRRVVQVLARRTKNNPVLIGEPGVGKTAVVEGLAQRVVAGDVPDSLKGRRVVSLDLSSMVAGAKYRGEFEERLKAVLGEIKDAEGQIITFIDELHTVVGAGATGEGSMDAGNMLKPMLARGELRMIGATTLDEYREHIEKDPAFERRFQQVLVGEPSVEDTIAILRGLRERYEAHHKVRITDGALVAAASLSDRYISARQLPDKAIDLIDEAASRLRMEIDSSPEEIDTLRREVDRMKMEIFAIEKEEDPASKQRLARLQGEMADKQEQLRGLEARWQAEKAGLNRVGELKTQIDGLRTTADKFQREGEFGKASEILYGQIPGLEKEMEAAAEAEEETPRMVSEEVGTTDIAEVVSAWTGIPVGRMMQGEQEKLLKMESRIHDRLIGQDKAVATVADAVRRSRAGISDPNRPTGSFLFLGPTGVGKTELAKSLAEFLFDDETSMVRIDMSEYMEKHSVSRLVGAPPGYVGYEEGGQLTEAVRRRPYSVILLDEVEKAHRDVFNILLQVLDDGRLTDGQGRTVDFRNTILILTSNLGSQFLSDQSLDEAARRDAVMGAVRNAFRPEFLNRLDDIVLFDPLTTADLSRIVDTNLDKLNSRLAERRITVELTQAAKDWLAMTGYDPVYGARPLRRLIQTTVEDQLARRMLSGQTAEGDVVTFDVSDNSDGLEIVTADPAAVG, encoded by the coding sequence ATGGACACGAATCTCACCACGATGAGTCGCGACGCGGTCTCAGCCGCCTCGCGCCATGCACTGGCTCACGGCAACCCGTCCGTTGAGCCGTCACACCTTCTCCACGCCCTGTTCACCATTCCCGACAACACCGTCGGGCCTCTGGTCAAGGGCCTTGGAGTGGAGCCCGAGAAGATCGACCGGGTGGCCACCGAGGCGATGCGCAAACTGCCGTCGTCCTCGGGAGCATCGGTCTCCCAGCCCCAGCTCTCCGGTTCCTTCGCCCGGGTCATCGCCGACGCCCAGAACCGCGCCCAGCAGCTGGGCGACTCCTTCGTCGCCACCGAGCACCTGCTCATCTCGCTGACCACCGTCCCCAGCGACGTCCAGCCCGGCCTGTCCGCGCTCGGTCTCAAGGCCGATGCGCTGACCCGCGCCTTCAACGAGGCCCGTGGCGACCGCCGGGTCACCTCCGAGGAGTCCGAGGGCGGCGAGTCCGCCCTGGCCAAGTACTCCGTCGATCTCACCGAGCGGGCACGCGCCGGCAAGCTCGATCCGGTCATCGGACGCGACGCCGAGATCCGCAGGGTGGTGCAGGTCCTGGCCAGGCGCACCAAGAACAACCCCGTGCTGATCGGCGAGCCCGGCGTCGGCAAGACCGCCGTCGTCGAGGGTCTGGCCCAGCGCGTGGTCGCCGGAGACGTCCCCGACTCCCTCAAGGGACGCCGCGTCGTCTCCCTGGACCTGTCCTCGATGGTCGCCGGCGCCAAGTACCGCGGCGAGTTCGAGGAACGCCTCAAGGCCGTGCTGGGCGAGATCAAGGATGCCGAGGGGCAGATCATCACCTTCATCGACGAGCTGCACACCGTGGTCGGTGCCGGTGCGACCGGTGAGGGATCGATGGACGCCGGCAATATGCTCAAGCCGATGCTGGCCCGCGGCGAGCTGCGGATGATCGGCGCCACCACGCTGGACGAGTACCGCGAGCACATCGAGAAGGACCCGGCCTTCGAGCGCCGCTTCCAGCAGGTGCTGGTCGGCGAGCCCTCGGTGGAGGACACCATCGCCATCCTGCGCGGGCTGCGCGAACGCTACGAGGCCCACCACAAGGTCCGCATCACCGACGGCGCCCTGGTGGCCGCCGCATCCCTGTCCGACCGCTACATCAGCGCCCGGCAGCTCCCCGACAAGGCCATCGACCTGATCGATGAGGCCGCCTCGAGGCTGCGCATGGAGATCGACTCGTCGCCGGAGGAGATCGACACGCTGCGCCGCGAGGTGGACCGGATGAAGATGGAGATCTTCGCCATCGAGAAGGAGGAGGATCCGGCGTCCAAGCAGCGGCTGGCCCGCCTGCAGGGAGAGATGGCCGACAAGCAGGAGCAGCTGCGCGGCCTGGAGGCCCGCTGGCAGGCCGAGAAGGCCGGGCTGAACCGGGTCGGCGAGCTCAAGACGCAGATCGACGGCCTGCGCACCACCGCCGACAAGTTCCAGCGGGAGGGCGAGTTCGGCAAGGCCTCGGAGATCCTCTACGGCCAGATCCCTGGCCTGGAGAAGGAGATGGAGGCGGCCGCCGAGGCCGAGGAGGAGACCCCCCGGATGGTCTCGGAGGAGGTCGGCACCACCGACATCGCCGAGGTCGTCTCGGCCTGGACCGGCATCCCGGTCGGACGGATGATGCAGGGCGAGCAGGAGAAGCTGCTCAAGATGGAGTCGCGGATCCACGACCGCCTCATCGGCCAGGACAAGGCTGTGGCGACCGTCGCCGACGCCGTGCGCCGTTCCCGCGCCGGCATCTCGGACCCGAACCGTCCGACCGGATCCTTCCTCTTCCTGGGACCCACCGGCGTCGGCAAGACCGAGCTGGCGAAGTCCCTGGCCGAGTTCCTCTTCGACGACGAGACCTCGATGGTCCGCATCGACATGAGCGAGTACATGGAGAAGCACTCGGTATCCCGCCTGGTCGGCGCCCCTCCGGGCTACGTCGGCTACGAGGAGGGCGGCCAGCTCACCGAGGCGGTGCGGCGGCGTCCCTACTCGGTGATCCTGCTCGACGAGGTGGAGAAGGCTCATCGCGACGTCTTCAACATCCTGCTGCAGGTGCTCGATGACGGCCGCCTGACCGATGGCCAGGGCCGCACGGTGGACTTCCGCAACACCATCCTCATCCTCACCTCGAATCTGGGCTCCCAGTTCCTCTCGGACCAGAGCCTCGACGAGGCCGCCAGGCGCGACGCCGTGATGGGTGCGGTGCGCAACGCCTTCCGCCCCGAGTTCCTCAACCGGCTCGACGACATCGTCCTGTTCGATCCGCTCACCACCGCGGACCTCAGCCGGATCGTCGACACCAACCTGGACAAGCTCAACTCCCGGCTCGCAGAGCGCCGCATCACCGTCGAGCTCACCCAGGCCGCCAAGGACTGGCTGGCCATGACCGGCTACGACCCGGTCTACGGCGCCCGCCCGCTGCGTCGGCTGATCCAGACGACCGTCGAGGATCAACTCGCCCGGCGGATGCTGTCGGGCCAGACTGCCGAGGGCGACGTCGTCACCTTCGACGTGAGCGACAACTCCGACGGCCTGGAGATCGTGACCGCCGACCCGGCTGCGGTGGGCTGA
- a CDS encoding carbohydrate ABC transporter permease, translating into MADQPTAPLSGRARRGHGAPGEPRRVAWLYILPGFLIYGLFLLYPLIRSVQISLYDWDGLTLGTWAGLGNYAKVFTDVSLRGAFGHALVLMVFFAVLPLVIGLVLAAVINHGKVRGLSFFRTVIFLPQVVAMVAIGVAWRHIYEPDGPLNQALQGIGLGALARAWLGDYTWSLPAVGFVGTWFEIGLVTILMLAGMSRIGRDQYEAARLDGAGPVREFFAITLPSVRGETAVALTMTVIAALKTFDLVYIMTKGGPGNQTSVPSYEVYHRAFELGNVGTAAAIGVVLTALIFVISVGIQRLGRQD; encoded by the coding sequence GTGGCGGATCAGCCCACCGCGCCCCTGAGCGGGCGGGCGCGCCGCGGCCACGGCGCGCCCGGGGAGCCGCGCCGGGTGGCGTGGCTCTACATCCTGCCCGGGTTTCTCATCTACGGGCTGTTCCTGCTGTATCCGTTGATCCGTTCGGTCCAGATCTCGCTCTACGACTGGGACGGGCTGACCCTGGGCACCTGGGCGGGGCTGGGAAATTACGCGAAGGTCTTCACCGATGTGTCGCTGCGCGGCGCCTTCGGCCACGCCCTGGTGCTGATGGTCTTCTTCGCGGTGCTGCCGTTGGTGATCGGGCTCGTCCTGGCCGCCGTCATCAACCACGGGAAGGTGCGGGGACTGTCCTTCTTCCGCACCGTCATCTTCCTGCCCCAGGTGGTCGCGATGGTGGCGATCGGCGTCGCCTGGCGCCACATCTACGAACCCGACGGGCCCCTCAATCAGGCTCTGCAGGGGATCGGGCTGGGTGCCCTGGCACGCGCCTGGCTCGGCGACTACACGTGGTCACTGCCGGCGGTGGGGTTCGTGGGGACGTGGTTCGAGATCGGGCTGGTGACGATCCTCATGCTGGCGGGAATGTCGCGCATCGGCCGCGACCAGTACGAGGCGGCCCGGCTCGACGGTGCCGGGCCGGTGCGCGAGTTCTTCGCGATCACTCTGCCCTCGGTGCGCGGCGAGACGGCGGTCGCGCTCACCATGACGGTCATCGCGGCCCTCAAGACCTTCGATCTGGTCTACATCATGACCAAGGGAGGGCCCGGCAATCAGACCTCGGTGCCCTCCTACGAGGTCTACCACCGGGCCTTCGAACTCGGGAATGTGGGCACCGCCGCGGCCATCGGCGTCGTGCTCACCGCCCTCATCTTCGTCATCTCGGTGGGCATCCAGCGGCTCGGGAGGCAGGACTGA
- a CDS encoding Hsp20/alpha crystallin family protein, protein MALVEYNPFRGLDRFFDQFAQMASGDSRLMPMDLYRDGDDFVARMDLPGVDPSSIDIDVHDNVLTVRAERKANDVKHDEHSGWVSRERSYGSFARQLSLDSSLDASRITADYTDGELVLTIPVAEEAKPQKIQVTQGQHRAVTVGTDESDASEQKAETSTDAKAAD, encoded by the coding sequence ATGGCTCTTGTTGAGTACAACCCGTTCCGTGGTCTGGATCGCTTCTTCGACCAGTTCGCTCAGATGGCTTCTGGTGACTCGCGTCTGATGCCCATGGATCTCTACCGCGACGGCGACGACTTCGTGGCCAGGATGGATCTGCCGGGTGTCGATCCCAGCAGCATCGACATCGACGTCCACGACAACGTCCTCACCGTGCGCGCCGAGCGCAAGGCCAACGACGTCAAGCACGACGAGCACTCCGGCTGGGTGTCCCGCGAGCGCAGCTACGGCTCCTTCGCCCGCCAGTTGAGCCTGGACTCCAGCCTCGACGCCTCGAGGATCACCGCCGACTACACCGACGGCGAGCTCGTCCTCACCATTCCGGTGGCCGAGGAGGCCAAGCCGCAGAAGATCCAGGTGACCCAGGGCCAGCACCGCGCCGTGACCGTCGGCACCGACGAGTCCGACGCCTCGGAGCAGAAGGCCGAGACGAGCACTGACGCGAAGGCCGCCGACTGA
- a CDS encoding ABC transporter substrate-binding protein translates to MKRRDFLTMSAGLALLAGCAPGSGQSTSTGSATAPSAVSIDPAKIGKATLTVWDQEVRGGGNSELTKLIASFQKAYPDITIKRVSRSFDDLTKTLRLALSGNDAPDVIQANNTRSQMGEFVKAKYIIPLDSYATAYKWNDRYSESLRATASYSADAKTFGSGTLYGLPQMGEVVAIYTNKSKLSSLGIKSPSTWEEFEAALARAKSSGEVPLAFGNLDKWPAIHILGVLQGQYEQPAAARKLGYGDAGASWTSEGNRKALTKFQE, encoded by the coding sequence ATGAAGCGCCGAGATTTCCTGACCATGTCCGCCGGACTCGCCCTGCTGGCCGGCTGCGCCCCCGGATCGGGCCAGTCCACGTCGACCGGCTCCGCCACCGCCCCGAGTGCCGTATCGATCGATCCGGCGAAGATCGGCAAGGCCACGCTGACGGTGTGGGACCAGGAGGTTCGCGGAGGCGGCAACTCCGAGCTGACCAAGCTCATCGCGAGCTTCCAGAAGGCCTACCCGGACATCACCATCAAGCGCGTCTCCCGGTCTTTCGACGATCTCACGAAGACATTGCGCCTGGCCCTGTCGGGAAATGATGCCCCCGACGTCATCCAGGCCAACAACACGCGGTCCCAGATGGGCGAGTTCGTCAAGGCGAAATACATCATCCCGCTGGACTCCTACGCCACCGCGTACAAGTGGAACGACCGCTACTCCGAGTCGCTGCGCGCCACCGCCTCCTACTCCGCCGACGCGAAGACCTTCGGCTCGGGCACCCTCTACGGCCTGCCCCAGATGGGCGAGGTGGTGGCGATCTACACCAACAAGTCCAAGCTCTCCTCGCTCGGCATCAAGAGCCCCTCGACCTGGGAGGAGTTCGAGGCCGCCCTCGCCAGGGCCAAGAGCTCCGGCGAGGTGCCGCTGGCCTTCGGCAATCTCGACAAGTGGCCCGCCATCCACATCCTGGGCGTCCTCCAGGGCCAGTACGAGCAGCCCGCCGCCGCCCGCAAACTCGGCTACGGCGACGCGGGTGCCAGCTGGACGAGCGAGGGCAACAGGAAGGCCCTGACGAAATTCCAGGAATAG
- a CDS encoding extracellular solute-binding protein: MTKGYFTPGFNGLGYDPAWQQFSKGKGVFLIAGTWLAADLTTAMKDNVGFILPPPAKAGGVSYTTGATSLPFAITGKCKNPDAAAAFINHITSSEAMKVIAETGNLPVVESDKQKAPDALSKQLFDAFGTTTKNDALLPYLDWATPTMSDTLGAALQDLLAKRASVDQTAQTIQKDYGDFTSK, encoded by the coding sequence GTGACCAAGGGGTATTTCACCCCCGGTTTCAACGGCCTGGGATACGACCCGGCCTGGCAGCAGTTCAGCAAGGGCAAGGGGGTCTTCCTCATCGCCGGAACGTGGCTCGCCGCCGACCTGACCACCGCCATGAAGGACAACGTCGGATTCATCCTGCCGCCACCGGCCAAGGCAGGGGGCGTCTCCTACACCACGGGCGCGACGAGCCTCCCCTTCGCCATCACCGGCAAGTGCAAGAACCCGGATGCCGCCGCCGCATTCATCAACCACATCACCAGCTCCGAGGCCATGAAGGTCATCGCCGAGACCGGGAACCTGCCCGTCGTCGAGTCCGACAAGCAGAAGGCCCCGGACGCGCTCAGCAAGCAGCTCTTCGACGCCTTCGGAACCACTACGAAGAACGACGCCCTGCTGCCCTATCTCGACTGGGCGACCCCGACGATGAGCGACACCCTGGGAGCGGCCCTCCAGGACCTGCTGGCCAAGCGCGCCTCCGTCGACCAGACGGCTCAGACGATCCAGAAGGACTACGGCGACTTCACATCGAAGTGA
- a CDS encoding DeoR/GlpR family DNA-binding transcription regulator, with protein MKAIRQGQIQAMLARHEICTVAELARGLGASPSTIRRDLADLAVRGEVVRERGGARSADSTDADEATPFVEVAEHNRLAKEAIARRAVSMVADGDVVIIDIGTTTRLLARHLRGRAVTVVTTSLTVLDELRPDPATEVILVGGVLRRAYHSLVGVIAEDVLSKLSADLAFLGTSGVNARGQVLDTSLVEVPVKRAMLRAAGRHVLLADHDKFPGAGALEVTGVEGFDAVVTDHRTGQEALEMLADRQVEVVVA; from the coding sequence ATGAAGGCCATCAGGCAGGGTCAGATCCAGGCCATGCTGGCCCGTCATGAGATCTGCACTGTCGCCGAGCTCGCCCGAGGACTCGGGGCCAGTCCCTCGACGATCCGACGCGACCTGGCCGATCTCGCGGTCCGCGGCGAGGTGGTGCGTGAGCGCGGGGGAGCGCGCTCCGCCGACAGCACCGATGCCGACGAGGCCACCCCCTTCGTCGAGGTGGCCGAGCACAACCGGCTCGCCAAGGAGGCCATCGCCAGGCGGGCGGTCTCCATGGTCGCCGACGGCGACGTCGTCATCATCGACATCGGCACCACCACCCGGCTGCTGGCCCGGCATCTGCGCGGCCGGGCGGTGACCGTCGTCACGACGAGCCTCACGGTGCTCGACGAGCTGCGCCCCGATCCCGCCACCGAGGTGATCCTGGTGGGCGGGGTGCTGCGACGGGCGTACCACAGCCTGGTCGGCGTGATCGCCGAGGATGTGCTGTCGAAACTCTCGGCGGACCTCGCCTTCCTGGGGACCAGCGGCGTCAATGCGCGCGGCCAGGTACTGGACACCAGCCTGGTGGAGGTGCCGGTGAAACGCGCGATGCTGCGCGCCGCCGGGCGCCACGTGCTGCTGGCCGATCATGACAAGTTTCCCGGGGCGGGTGCCCTGGAGGTGACCGGCGTCGAGGGGTTCGACGCCGTGGTCACCGACCATCGGACCGGACAGGAGGCCCTGGAGATGCTCGCGGACAGACAGGTTGAGGTGGTGGTCGCATGA
- a CDS encoding DUF559 domain-containing protein, which translates to MEVRYLRDVEKAHGLPRGVRQKSVVAHKFTDVIYEQYKLVMELDGLVGHFGEGENHDTWRDSELLLRGIESMRFGWADVTVRPCEVAAMVAWVLQVRGWDGQMQLCPSCPVPR; encoded by the coding sequence ATGGAGGTGCGATACCTGCGTGACGTGGAGAAGGCGCACGGGCTGCCGCGGGGGGTGCGGCAGAAGTCAGTGGTGGCCCACAAGTTCACCGACGTCATCTACGAGCAGTACAAGCTGGTAATGGAACTCGACGGGCTGGTGGGCCACTTCGGCGAGGGCGAGAATCACGACACCTGGCGGGACTCCGAACTGCTTCTGCGAGGTATCGAGAGCATGCGATTCGGCTGGGCCGATGTCACGGTGAGGCCGTGCGAGGTGGCCGCCATGGTCGCCTGGGTGCTCCAGGTCCGCGGCTGGGATGGCCAGATGCAGCTCTGTCCGTCCTGTCCGGTGCCACGATGA
- a CDS encoding carbohydrate ABC transporter permease, which yields MRTSRSETLVNYLILGIFALFALAPLATLLSSALGHDTGAPGGVANFATAWTQGHFGRSMVTSIVVSVIVVVVATTASIMTGYAFGTMRFRGSTPVFYLFLLGMMMPSEAIVVPLYFDLRSLHMTDTIWAIVLPQTAQSIAFGTFWLRAYFRTSSRELVEAARLDGLSSWQTLWRIVAPVGQPSILTLVVLEFMWTWNEFLIPLVMASSESLRTAPLGLAFFQGQYTQGFTLLAAGAVIVALPVVIAYVFLQRHFIAGMTEGAVK from the coding sequence ATGCGCACCAGTCGCAGCGAGACCCTCGTCAACTACCTCATCCTCGGGATCTTCGCGCTCTTCGCGCTCGCTCCCCTGGCGACACTTCTCTCCTCGGCCCTGGGCCACGACACCGGCGCCCCGGGAGGCGTGGCGAATTTCGCCACCGCCTGGACGCAGGGCCACTTCGGCCGCTCGATGGTCACCAGCATCGTCGTGTCAGTGATCGTGGTCGTGGTGGCGACCACGGCGTCGATCATGACCGGCTACGCCTTCGGGACCATGCGGTTCCGCGGCTCCACGCCGGTCTTCTACCTCTTCCTGCTGGGCATGATGATGCCCTCGGAGGCCATCGTGGTGCCGCTCTACTTCGACCTGCGATCCCTGCACATGACCGACACCATCTGGGCGATCGTGCTGCCCCAGACCGCCCAGTCGATCGCCTTCGGCACCTTCTGGCTGCGCGCCTACTTCCGCACCTCGAGCCGGGAGCTGGTGGAGGCCGCCCGCCTGGACGGCCTCAGCTCCTGGCAGACGCTGTGGCGGATCGTGGCGCCGGTGGGCCAGCCGTCGATCCTCACCCTGGTGGTGCTGGAGTTCATGTGGACGTGGAACGAGTTCCTCATCCCGCTGGTGATGGCCAGCTCGGAGAGCCTGCGCACCGCACCCCTGGGCCTGGCCTTCTTCCAGGGCCAGTACACCCAGGGGTTCACGCTGCTCGCCGCCGGCGCGGTGATCGTGGCGCTGCCGGTGGTGATCGCCTACGTCTTCCTGCAGCGCCACTTCATCGCCGGGATGACGGAGGGTGCGGTCAAGTAG
- a CDS encoding 6-phospho-beta-glucosidase, whose amino-acid sequence MKLAILGGGGFRVPLVHGAVLDQMGPEDGTRIDEIWLHDVSSERLDTMVRVLRGQVAGRPGAPSLHATISLPEAVAGADFVFSAIRVSGLEGRCCDERVALDMGLLGQETTGAGGLIYGLRTLPEAMRIARVVAEEAPGAWVINFTNPAGMITQAMQQVLGPRVIGICDSPIGLGRRAAQALGLDPAATRFGYSGLNHLGWLQSLTVQSRDVLPDLLARPDLLKGTEEGRLFGPEWLGMLGAIPNEYLYYYYFNRDAVAAIRGAAETRGEYLRRTQAQFYRDAAASDDPYRVWVEAHHGRDASYMAEARAEGEERDEADMAAGGYEGVAVAIMRAISAGERASIILNVRNGSALAGLPADAVVEVPCVVDGSGPVALEPEQLTGHMLGLAATVKECEMGIISAAESGSEAEAIRALAIHPLVDSVTSAKKLLAGYRAAVPEVEAVFSGR is encoded by the coding sequence ATGAAGCTCGCGATCCTTGGTGGCGGCGGGTTCAGGGTGCCGCTGGTGCACGGGGCCGTCCTGGACCAGATGGGCCCGGAGGACGGCACGCGCATCGACGAGATCTGGCTCCATGATGTCAGCTCCGAGCGCCTCGACACGATGGTCCGGGTGCTTCGCGGACAGGTGGCCGGGCGGCCCGGCGCTCCCAGCCTGCACGCCACGATCTCCCTGCCGGAGGCGGTGGCGGGGGCCGATTTCGTCTTCTCCGCGATCCGGGTCTCCGGGCTGGAGGGGCGCTGCTGCGACGAGCGGGTCGCCCTGGACATGGGTCTGCTGGGCCAGGAGACCACCGGGGCCGGGGGACTCATCTACGGGCTGCGGACCCTGCCCGAGGCGATGCGCATCGCCCGGGTGGTGGCCGAGGAGGCGCCGGGTGCGTGGGTCATCAACTTCACCAACCCGGCCGGCATGATCACCCAGGCGATGCAGCAGGTGCTGGGGCCCCGGGTGATCGGGATCTGCGATTCCCCCATCGGCCTGGGGCGCCGTGCCGCCCAGGCGCTGGGCCTGGATCCGGCCGCCACCCGCTTCGGCTACTCGGGGCTCAACCATCTGGGCTGGCTGCAGTCGTTGACCGTCCAGAGCCGCGACGTGCTGCCAGATCTGCTGGCCCGGCCGGACCTTCTGAAGGGCACTGAGGAGGGCCGTCTCTTCGGGCCCGAGTGGCTCGGGATGCTCGGTGCGATCCCCAACGAGTACCTCTACTACTACTACTTCAACCGTGACGCCGTGGCCGCGATCCGGGGGGCCGCGGAGACCAGGGGAGAGTATCTGCGGCGTACTCAGGCCCAGTTCTACCGCGACGCGGCAGCTTCAGATGATCCCTACCGGGTGTGGGTCGAGGCTCATCACGGACGCGACGCGAGCTACATGGCCGAGGCTCGGGCCGAGGGGGAGGAGCGCGACGAGGCGGATATGGCCGCCGGCGGCTACGAGGGCGTTGCGGTGGCGATCATGAGGGCCATCAGCGCCGGCGAGCGGGCCTCGATCATCCTCAACGTGCGCAACGGTTCGGCACTGGCCGGGCTCCCCGCCGACGCGGTGGTCGAGGTGCCCTGCGTGGTCGACGGCTCCGGGCCGGTGGCGCTGGAACCCGAGCAGCTCACCGGCCACATGCTCGGGCTGGCCGCCACCGTCAAGGAGTGCGAGATGGGGATCATCTCCGCGGCCGAGAGCGGTTCGGAGGCCGAGGCGATCCGGGCTCTGGCGATCCACCCGCTGGTCGACTCCGTGACCTCCGCGAAGAAGCTGCTGGCCGGCTACCGGGCCGCCGTCCCCGAGGTGGAGGCGGTGTTCTCCGGCCGGTAG
- a CDS encoding HAD-IIB family hydrolase: protein MTAQLSPIVVFDLDDTLAPSKTRLPEAIARVLGRLLSRTQVCIISGGQFGQFRKQVVEPLEELEVSGLDRLHLMPACGTQYYRHIDGQWSRVYFEALTDDEKQRAEAAVERCARRLGLWESHTWGPPIEDRDSQITFSALGQEAPVKAKRSWDPTGEKKLALREAVAAELPDLEVRAGGSTSVDITRIGRDKSFGMKKLLVATGLSKQDVLFYGDRLDIHGNDYPVKAMGIPCVAVRDWHDTVERLEEMLSADPVA, encoded by the coding sequence GTGACCGCTCAACTTTCTCCGATCGTGGTCTTCGACCTCGACGACACCCTGGCCCCCTCGAAGACGAGGCTGCCCGAAGCCATCGCCCGTGTGCTCGGCCGTCTGCTGAGCCGCACCCAGGTGTGCATCATCTCGGGCGGCCAGTTCGGCCAGTTCCGCAAGCAGGTCGTCGAGCCCCTCGAGGAGCTGGAGGTGAGCGGCCTGGACCGGCTGCACCTGATGCCTGCCTGCGGCACCCAGTACTACCGGCACATCGACGGCCAGTGGTCCCGGGTCTATTTCGAGGCCCTCACCGACGACGAGAAGCAGCGGGCCGAGGCGGCCGTGGAACGGTGCGCACGACGTCTGGGGTTGTGGGAGTCCCACACCTGGGGACCCCCGATCGAGGACCGGGACTCCCAGATCACCTTCTCCGCGCTGGGCCAGGAGGCCCCCGTCAAGGCCAAGCGATCCTGGGACCCGACCGGTGAGAAGAAGCTGGCGCTGCGCGAGGCGGTCGCGGCCGAGCTGCCCGACCTGGAGGTGCGCGCCGGAGGGTCGACGTCGGTGGACATCACCCGGATCGGCCGCGACAAGTCCTTCGGGATGAAGAAGCTGCTGGTGGCCACCGGGCTTTCCAAGCAGGATGTGCTGTTCTACGGCGACCGTCTCGACATCCACGGCAACGACTACCCGGTCAAGGCGATGGGCATCCCCTGCGTGGCGGTGCGCGACTGGCACGACACCGTGGAGCGCCTGGAGGAGATGCTCAGCGCCGATCCGGTGGCCTGA